The following DNA comes from Streptomyces globosus.
CACCCAACGCACCCACCGGCGGATTTCATCCCGCCGCACCATTTCGACGGTGCGGATGTGTCACGTCGGGCGCACGCGGGGCGCGGCCGTCCGCGTGAGCGCGCCCGCGGCGCCGGGGCGGCCGGCTCAGCCGTGCGGCGCCGCCCCGCGTGCGGCGTCCGGCGGGCGCGCCCATGCTGGGCGCATGCCCGAGCCGCAGGAGGAGCCGCCGCCGGACGGGGGGCGCGACCGGGGGTCGGCCCTGGAGAAGGTGGCGTACGTCACGGCTCCGGCGACCGTCGTCCTCGGCCTCCTCTACTACTTCGGCCGGACGTACACCGACGCGTACTACGCCTACTTCGGCATCCCGGCGAACGACCTCCAGCTCTCCCTCCAGGCCTACGTCGCCAGGAGCCCGACCGCCGTCTTCTTCCCGTTCTGGATGCTGCTGGTCTGCGGTCTGGTCGTGCTGCTGGTGCTGGGCGCGGTGGGCCGGGCCCTGGCGGTGCCGGGCCGCGAGGCGGTGCGCCGCAGGGTGGTGCTGTCGTTGCTGGCCGTCGGCATGCTGCTGGTCCTGGCGGGCTTCCCGGCCTTCTTCCTGGAGGGCCGGATCTCCTGGCTGCCGCAGGGGTGGGTGAGCGAGTTCCTGCCCTGCCTGATCGTGGCGCTGGGGGCGACGCTGGCGTTCTTCGCCGTCCAAATGCACCTGGGGCGGCCCCGGCGCGACGACCGCGACCCGGGCGCCCTCACGGGCGACCGCCTGTGGCTGGCGGGCGGCGCCCTGCTGATCGGGCTGCTCACGCTCAGCCTGTTCTTCGCCATGGCGCGGTACGCGGACCAGGCGGGCAGGACCGCGGCCGTCGGCCTCGCGGCCACGGGGTGCGTCGACGACGAGTGCCCCCGGGTCATCGTCCACTCGAGGGTGCCCGTCCCCCACCACCTGGAGGACATCCATTTCACCGACAGGGGCCCGGGCATGGCGCCGTACCGGTACCAGTACCGCGGGTTCCGGCTCCTCGCGAAGTCACCGGCCCGCTTCTACCTGATCTCCCACGCCCTCTCCCGCCAGGAGCCCCGCCTGGCGGTGATCCCCGACGACGACTCCGTCCGCCTGGAGATCAGCCCATGACCCCGTTGGGCGGGTCCTCGGTGGGAGTGGCCTCTGTGGGCGCGGCGTCCTCCGTCGGCGACGGGTCCTCGGTGGGAGTGGCCTCTGTGGGCGCGGCGTCCTCCGTCGGCGACGGGTCCTCGGTGGGAGTGACGTCCGTGGGCGCGGCGTCTCCCGTCGGCGACGGGTCGGACGGTTCCTCGGTGCCGCCGGTGGACTCACCGGCGGTCGCCTCGCCGATGACGTCGACCGTGTAGATCTCGCCGTCGGAGGTTTCGACGGTGAGCTGTCCGCTGTAGCCGCCGGGTTCGAAGGCCACGTGCTGGATCACGACCGTGCAGCTTCCGTGGGGCGGCAGTTCGACGCCGGTGCAGTTGTCCTCCGCGAGGTACATCTCCCCCTGGCGGAATCTCACCGACGCCCTCCTCACGGTCTCGGCCGCCGACACCCTCTGCACGGTCTGCGCCTCGCTCTTGGGGTTGGTGACGTCAAGGTGCCGGTTGACCGGCTTGCCCACGGGCGCGGTGGGCACGTGGACGGTCGGCCGGGACCGGTGGGCGCTCTCCCCCAGGAACAGCGTGTCCGAGGAGGTGCCGCTGTCGGACGGCTCCGCCGCCGTGGACGGCCCTGTGTCGGGCTCCGGGGTCGGAGCGGGTTCCTGGCAGGCGGCAAGGACGGCGGCCAACACGGTCGCGGCCGCCGCTGCGGCGAGGCTTCGGGGGATTGCGGGCATGACGGGGTCTGCGCCTCCGCTCCCGGATCGACGAGGATCGGCTCACGGGTACGCTCCCACAGCCGCCGCCCACCGCCCCGGGATCCCGACCGTGACACTGCGTCATCACCCGAAGGGCGTCAGACGGCGTCGAACTCGTACTCCAGGACGTACGCGGAGGAGTCGAGCGCCATCTCGTTGACCTCCACGACCCGCCGGTCGGCGTCGAACGCGGTGCGGCACACCAGCACGACGGGCGTCCCGGGCCCGAGGGCGAGCGCCTTGGCCTCCTCCGGTGCAGGCATCCGCGACCGGACCTCCTCCCGGAACCGGACGGGCCTGCGCCCGAGCTCGGCAAGCCGGGCGTAGACCCCACCGGGCCCGGTGTCCGGCTCGGCGATGCGGGTGCCGACGGTGAGGGCGGCGTCCAGGTAGGAGGTGGACACGAGGACGGGCTTGCCGTCGAGGACGTACCGTCGGCGGCGGGCACAGACACGACCACCCTCCCCTACCCCGAGCAAGGCCCCGAACCCGGGCGGTGCGGCCTCCTCCCCCACGGACAGCAGCTCGACCGACAGATCCCGGTCCTGGGAGTCGGCTTCCCAGAGGGACAGGCCCGCACCCCAGACGTCGCCCGCAAGGCGCTGGATACTGCGGCGGCGGATCAGCTTGAAGTCCCGGACGAACACCCCGGCGCCCTTGCGGGCCTCCACGAGGCCCTCTGTCTGGAGGACGCCGAGAGCCTGGCGGGCCGTCATGCGGGCCACGCCGTACTTGGCCATCAGGTCGTTCTCGCCGGGAAGACGGTCGCCCGGACCGTACGTGCCGTCCTGGATGGCTGCCTTCAGCTCGCCGGCAATCCGCTGGTACTTGGGCTGCCGCCCGGAGCCGTTACTCGGCATGCGTCCTCCCGATCATCTCTCGACATCGTAGGCGCGGAATGCAGCCGTGCTTGCTCAGCCCTACACACGATACGTGCATCTCTAGAGATAGCTTGACCGAAGGCCGCCCAGGGGGTTCACTCAAGGCATCGGAATCTCTAGAGAGGCGATTCGGATGACGATGGCGCCATGTCTGCCGAGCGAAGAATCCTGGCTCCTCCCCCGCAGCCCCCGCACCCCCGGCTGGGCCCGGGCGTTCTTCCGCGCGCAGGCGCGCGCGTGGGGTGTCGCCCGGCCGACTGCGGAGGCGGCGGAGCTGGCGCTGTCGGAGCTCGTCACCAACGCCGTACGGCACGCACGGGCACCGCGCGGCCGGAAGATCGGCGTACGGGCGGTGTGGGACGGGGCCTGCCTGCGGATCGAGGTGGCCGACGCCGGCGACCGCGTCGACCTCGAACCGGCCCCGCCCGGGCCGGACGGCGAACGCGGCCGCGGCCTGGCGGTCGTGGCGGCCGTGGCGGACCGCTGGGGCCACGGCCCCCGGCCGCACGGCATCGGCAAGACGGTGTGGGCGGAGTTTCCCGTCAGGGGGTAGGGGCTGGGAGCGGCTTCGCCCGGCCGCTGAGCCCTGTCCGGGCGATCAAGTTCGCAGCAGTCCGTCACTGACGCGGGATATCAATGCCCGCCGCGCGCAGGTGCTCCTCGACCAGCCCGTTCAGCCGCGCGATGGACGGTGCCTCGTCCTCCCGGTGGTGGTTGACCACGCCGTACCGGGAGGCCGCGTCGGGCCCGTGCGGTCGCTTGGCCGGCAGCGTCAGCAGCGCGCGGACGCCCAGCAGGTTGGCGGCCACCGCTGAGGCCAGCTCCTCGATCCGCGGGTCGTCGGGATCCCAGGACCTCGCCTCCCAGCCGCGCTTGGTCAACTCGACGAACTCGGGGTCGTCGAGCCGGTGTTCGAGGTTGGCCAGGAAGAGGTCGAAGACGTCGGGAGCAAGCGCCCGCGACAGCACCAGGGCCTCCCGCTGGGTGGTGACGTAGTCGGGGCTGAAGTCGAGCTCGGCGAGTCGCTCCAGGACCGCGCAGGCCCGGTCGGGCAGCAGGGCGCGGTCACCGTGGGCGAGCCGGTGCAGGGTGTCGCGGCGGGCGGTCAGCTCCTCGATCTGTTCGGTGAGCCGGCGGCGGACGTCGTCCAGGGCGGTGGCGAACCGCTCGGGCTCGGCGTCGAGCAGCTCGCCGATCTCGGCCAGCGGCACGCCCGCCCCGGCCAGGGCCCGGACCTGGACAAGGCGCAGCAGGTCGGCCGATCCGTAGCGCCGGTAGCCGGAATGGTCCCGTTCCGGTTCGGCGACCAGGCCGAGCCGGTGGTAGTGCCGCACCGTCTTGACGGTGATGCCGACGAAAGCCGCCGCCTGACCGATCGTGAGCCCGTCTGCCATGGGGCGACCCTAACGCTCACCTGTCGCCTTGACCTTGACCTTGGGTCAGGGCCCACGCTCGGCTCACACCCGCCGACACGAGATGAGGAATCACCGTGAGTGAGCAGAACACCACCGCGCAGGACCGCCCCGAGCTGCGGAAGGCCATGCAGGAGATCGTCGACGCCGGTTTCTCCGGCGTGCAGCTGCGCGTGAACGACGAGCTCGGCGAGTGGGTCGGCAGCGCCGGGGTGAGCGAGCTGGGCCGGACCGAGAAGCCGCCGACCGACGGGCACTTCCGGGTCGGCAGCGTCACCAAGACCTTCGTCGCGACCGTCGTCCTGCAGCTGGTGGCCGAGGGCAGGCTCGGCCTCGAGGACCTGGTGGCCGACCACGTGCCCGAGTTCGGGCTCGACCGGCGGATCACGGTACGGATGCTCCTGCAGCACACCAGCGGGCTGTTCAACTTCACCGGCGAGTTCTCCGAGGACGGATCGGTCGAGCCCGGTGTGGTCGCAGGATGGGGCAAGGAGTGGGTGGACCTGCAGCACGCGACCTACCGGCCGGAGGAGCTGGTG
Coding sequences within:
- a CDS encoding GntR family transcriptional regulator, encoding MPSNGSGRQPKYQRIAGELKAAIQDGTYGPGDRLPGENDLMAKYGVARMTARQALGVLQTEGLVEARKGAGVFVRDFKLIRRRSIQRLAGDVWGAGLSLWEADSQDRDLSVELLSVGEEAAPPGFGALLGVGEGGRVCARRRRYVLDGKPVLVSTSYLDAALTVGTRIAEPDTGPGGVYARLAELGRRPVRFREEVRSRMPAPEEAKALALGPGTPVVLVCRTAFDADRRVVEVNEMALDSSAYVLEYEFDAV
- a CDS encoding ATP-binding protein, which produces MTMAPCLPSEESWLLPRSPRTPGWARAFFRAQARAWGVARPTAEAAELALSELVTNAVRHARAPRGRKIGVRAVWDGACLRIEVADAGDRVDLEPAPPGPDGERGRGLAVVAAVADRWGHGPRPHGIGKTVWAEFPVRG
- a CDS encoding MerR family transcriptional regulator, which codes for MADGLTIGQAAAFVGITVKTVRHYHRLGLVAEPERDHSGYRRYGSADLLRLVQVRALAGAGVPLAEIGELLDAEPERFATALDDVRRRLTEQIEELTARRDTLHRLAHGDRALLPDRACAVLERLAELDFSPDYVTTQREALVLSRALAPDVFDLFLANLEHRLDDPEFVELTKRGWEARSWDPDDPRIEELASAVAANLLGVRALLTLPAKRPHGPDAASRYGVVNHHREDEAPSIARLNGLVEEHLRAAGIDIPRQ